The Enterobacter kobei genome has a segment encoding these proteins:
- a CDS encoding ABC transporter ATP-binding protein, with product MTESVLRIEDLHLSFPIFRGEVHALNNVSLEIKRGEIVGVVGESGSGKSVTAMLAMRLLPEGSYRIHQGQVMLLGENVLAASEKQLRQWRGARVAMIFQEPMTALNPTRQIGKQMVEVIRQHRPLSRREAQQKAITLLEEMQIPDAHQVMARYPFELSGGMRQRVMIALAFSCEPELIIADEPTTALDVTVQLQVLRLLKHKARASGTSVLFISHDMAVVSQLCDRMYVMYAGSVIESGATQTLIHAPVHPYSIGLLKCAPENGQPRDLLPAIPGTVPNLSQLPQGCAFRDRCFAAGAKCSETPRLHPHGAEGQQAACWYPQQEKPHV from the coding sequence ATGACCGAATCGGTATTACGCATTGAAGACCTGCACCTGAGCTTCCCGATTTTTCGCGGTGAGGTCCACGCGCTGAATAACGTCTCGCTGGAGATCAAAAGGGGTGAGATCGTCGGCGTGGTGGGCGAATCGGGATCGGGGAAATCCGTGACCGCAATGCTCGCCATGCGGCTGCTGCCGGAAGGCAGCTACCGGATCCATCAGGGCCAGGTGATGCTACTGGGTGAAAATGTCCTCGCGGCATCTGAGAAACAGCTCCGCCAGTGGCGCGGCGCCAGAGTGGCGATGATTTTTCAGGAGCCGATGACCGCCCTCAATCCGACGCGACAGATTGGCAAACAGATGGTGGAGGTGATCCGCCAGCATCGACCACTTTCCCGGCGGGAGGCGCAACAAAAGGCGATTACCCTGCTGGAAGAGATGCAAATCCCGGACGCGCACCAGGTGATGGCGCGTTATCCGTTCGAACTCTCCGGCGGCATGCGCCAGCGGGTGATGATCGCCCTTGCCTTCTCCTGCGAGCCGGAGCTGATCATTGCCGACGAACCGACCACCGCACTGGACGTTACCGTCCAGCTGCAGGTACTGCGCTTGCTGAAGCATAAGGCGCGGGCCAGCGGCACCTCTGTGCTGTTTATCAGCCATGATATGGCCGTGGTATCCCAGCTCTGCGACAGAATGTATGTGATGTATGCCGGTAGCGTGATAGAGAGCGGCGCCACGCAAACGCTGATCCATGCCCCAGTTCATCCCTACTCCATTGGCCTGCTGAAGTGTGCGCCGGAGAACGGTCAGCCGCGCGATCTGCTCCCGGCCATCCCCGGCACCGTCCCCAACCTCAGCCAGCTTCCGCAGGGATGCGCATTCCGCGATCGCTGCTTTGCCGCTGGGGCGAAATGCAGCGAAACCCCGCGCTTACACCCCCATGGCGCAGAAGGCCAACAGGCTGCCTGCTGGTATCCGCAACAGGAGAAACCCCATGTCTGA
- a CDS encoding oligopeptide/dipeptide ABC transporter ATP-binding protein, which produces MSDVLLELDSVHVNFAARKNWLGRVTEQVHALNGLDLQIRRGETLGIVGESGCGKSTLAQLLMGMLKPSTGAYQRVNHAGGMQMVFQDPLSSLDPRLPVWRIITEPVWVQKRSPERERRQMAENLALQVGIRPEYLDRLPHAFSGGQRQRIAIARALSSDPDIIVLDEPTSALDISVQAQILNLLVTLQQQRNLTYVLISHNVSVVRHMSDRVAVMYLGQIVELGSAAQVLGEPRHPYTRLLLDSVPRTGEPLDETLALRKTELPGNRHLPKGCFFRDRCPLATQGCEDPQALQPSHEGRHVRCWRSLG; this is translated from the coding sequence ATGTCTGATGTGCTGTTGGAACTGGATAGCGTGCACGTAAACTTTGCGGCACGTAAAAACTGGCTGGGCCGCGTCACCGAGCAGGTGCATGCGCTCAACGGACTCGATCTGCAGATCCGCCGGGGAGAAACGCTGGGCATTGTCGGGGAATCCGGCTGCGGTAAAAGCACGCTGGCCCAGCTGCTGATGGGCATGCTTAAGCCCAGCACCGGGGCATACCAGCGGGTAAACCACGCGGGCGGCATGCAGATGGTGTTTCAGGACCCGCTCTCGTCGCTCGATCCGCGCTTGCCGGTCTGGCGCATCATCACCGAGCCGGTGTGGGTGCAAAAACGCAGCCCCGAACGGGAACGCCGACAGATGGCGGAAAACCTGGCGTTGCAGGTTGGCATTCGTCCGGAATATCTCGACCGGCTACCGCACGCCTTTTCCGGCGGCCAGCGCCAGCGCATCGCCATCGCCCGGGCTCTCTCGTCCGATCCGGACATCATCGTGCTCGACGAACCGACCAGCGCGCTGGATATCTCCGTGCAGGCGCAAATCCTCAATCTGCTGGTGACCCTGCAACAGCAGCGTAATCTGACTTATGTGTTAATTTCGCATAACGTCTCGGTGGTCCGACACATGAGTGACCGCGTGGCGGTAATGTACCTCGGGCAGATTGTGGAACTGGGCAGCGCCGCCCAGGTGCTGGGGGAACCGCGCCATCCTTATACCCGTCTGTTGCTCGATTCGGTTCCCCGCACCGGTGAACCGCTGGATGAAACGCTGGCGTTACGCAAAACGGAGCTTCCCGGAAACCGTCACCTGCCCAAAGGCTGCTTTTTCCGCGACCGTTGCCCACTGGCCACGCAGGGGTGTGAAGATCCCCAGGCTTTACAGCCCTCTCACGAGGGCCGTCACGTTCGCTGCTGGCGCAGCCTGGGTTAG
- a CDS encoding SDR family NAD(P)-dependent oxidoreductase, with product MNTTLSGKIALVTGGSTGIGLATAQELAAQGAKVYITGRRQAELDAAVAEIASTAVGIRADVSKLGDLDEVYARIAKEEGRLDILFANAGGGDMLPLGAITEEQFDRIFGTNVRGELFTVQKALPLLSAGSSIILTGSTVSIKGTANFSVYSASKAAVRNFARSWALDLQGRGIRVNVVSPGPIKTPGLGDLVPEEHRQGLYDALAAQVPFGRLGAPGEVGKAVAFLASDAASFINATELFVDGGMAQI from the coding sequence ATGAACACGACTCTCTCAGGAAAAATCGCACTGGTCACCGGCGGCAGCACCGGTATTGGTCTTGCCACGGCGCAGGAGCTGGCGGCTCAGGGCGCGAAGGTATACATCACCGGGCGTCGCCAGGCCGAGCTGGACGCGGCGGTGGCTGAAATTGCTTCAACCGCGGTAGGCATTCGTGCGGATGTCTCTAAACTCGGCGATCTGGATGAGGTTTATGCCCGGATTGCAAAAGAGGAAGGCCGTCTGGATATCCTGTTCGCCAATGCGGGGGGCGGCGATATGCTGCCGCTGGGCGCGATCACCGAAGAGCAGTTTGACCGTATTTTCGGTACTAATGTCCGCGGCGAGCTCTTTACGGTGCAGAAGGCGCTGCCGCTCTTATCCGCCGGATCGTCGATTATTCTGACCGGCTCGACGGTCTCCATTAAGGGGACGGCAAACTTTAGCGTCTACAGCGCCAGTAAGGCCGCCGTTCGCAACTTTGCCCGCTCCTGGGCGCTGGATTTGCAGGGCCGCGGGATCCGCGTCAACGTGGTGAGTCCGGGCCCAATCAAAACCCCGGGGCTCGGTGATTTGGTGCCGGAAGAACACCGTCAGGGGCTGTACGATGCGCTGGCCGCGCAGGTCCCGTTCGGACGTTTAGGCGCTCCGGGTGAAGTAGGGAAAGCGGTGGCGTTTCTGGCCTCCGATGCGGCCAGCTTTATTAACGCCACCGAGCTGTTTGTGGACGGCGGGATGGCGCAAATCTAA